One Triticum dicoccoides isolate Atlit2015 ecotype Zavitan chromosome 4B, WEW_v2.0, whole genome shotgun sequence genomic window carries:
- the LOC119291285 gene encoding uncharacterized protein LOC119291285, whose protein sequence is MATSFDRWEKDPFFLAAEEVQESADRMESVYKIWVQERSGGGSALGGEVGAAELRRELHTALGTAKWQLDELERAIRSNDEVVSAGKDTRALHSNFVAAIGYRILEVENNLNASNVAEGRGTLSWIHLDESERDDLAAFLSASPPQHQDKVVTIPSAGDIQVGSNPTRVRKNISADSSNDSSGSADLSSARAKEDAHRGHRRSVSASADIGSSPMSFPNEREGAAEQSSLGPHRAPLLNIVKACGLPSALKPKPAVKYKKGAVRWAHADKQDLEAAIPLTNPQLGQGLDGYSERSMSYLNTCDGVTYNKKLYGCLGALRKKLQRSQYQIRYGRPAQLIVFALAILIIFVFVFKTIW, encoded by the exons cttcctcgccgccgAGGAGGTCCAGGAGTCCGCCGATCG GATGGAATCGGTGTATAAGATATGGgtgcaggagaggagcggcggcggcTCGGCCCTCGGCGGGGAGGTCGGCGCCGCCGAGCTGCGCCGCGAGCTGCACACCGCGCTCGGCACCGCCAAGTGGCAG CTTGATGAACTTGAACGAGCAATTAGATCAAATGACGAGGTTGTCTCAGCGGGAAAGGATACGAGAGCACTGCATAGCAACTTTGTTGCGGCGATTGGCTATCGCATATTAGAGGTTGAGAACAACCTGAATGCATCCAATGTCGCAGAGGGGAGGGGCACACTGAGCTGGATTCATTTGGACGAGAGTGAGCGGGACGACCTTGCGGCTTTCTTATCTGCAAGCCCTCCTCAACATCAAGATAAAGTTGTTACAATCCCATCTGCTGGTGATATTCAGGTGGGCAGCAACCCGACAAGGGTGAGGAAAAATATTTCAGCTGACAGCTCCAATGATTCATCTGGCTCTGCAGACCTGAGTTCAGCGAGAGCAAAAGAAGATGCACATCGTGGGCACAGGAGGTCAGTCAGTGCCAGTGCTGATATTGGATCGTCGCCTATGTCATTTCCAAATGAACGAGAGGGTGCTGCTGAACAATCGTCTCTTGGCCCACACAGAGCACCTTTGCTGAATATTGTGAAAGCGTGCGGATTGCCGAGTGCCTTGAAACCTAAGCCTGCAGTTAAGTACAAAAAAGGAGCTGTGAGGTGGGCACATGCAGACAAACAGGATCTTGAAGCGGCAATCCCTCTCACAAATCCTCAGTTGGGGCAG GGCTTAGATGGATACTCTGAACGAAGCATGAGTTACTTAAATACTTGCGATGGGGTTACATACAATAAGAAACTCTATGGTTGTCTTGGAGCACTGCGTAAGAAACTTCAGAGATCACAATATCAAATTCGATATGGGCGGCCTGCTCAATTGATTGTATTTGCACTTGCCATTCTCATAATAT TTGTGTTTGTATTCAAGACAATATGGTGA